From one Ctenopharyngodon idella isolate HZGC_01 chromosome 15, HZGC01, whole genome shotgun sequence genomic stretch:
- the dlc gene encoding delta-like protein C gives MACVLLTCFLILISAHLAESSGVFELKVHSFTSTSSVCKQAEDCQIFFRVCLKHSQDIILPEPPCTYGTGMTDIFSANSISSSAHIRVPFNFKWPGIVSLIIEAWNAESSDQSTENINNMISRLATKRRLAIGEDWSEDVHLGEQSQLRFSYRVVCDEFYHGEECSDFCRPRNDAFGHFNCDTAGNRICLPGWKGDYCAEPICLSGCSEEHGYCEAPGECKCRLGWEGPLCDKCQRYPGCLHGTCNQPFQCTCKEGWGGLFCNEDLNFCTNHKPCMNDATCTNTGQGSYTCICKPGFSGKNCEIETNECDSNPCKNGGSCNDLVNDYTCTCPQGFYGKNCEVSAMTCADGPCFNGGTCMEKGTGGYSCLCPASYTGSNCEKKIDRCSSDPCANGGHCFDLGNKLTCRCRPGFTGSRCEINIDDCASNPCQNAGTCVDGINGFTCSCTLGFSGKDCSVRSDACSRMPCENGGTCYTHFSGPVCKCPPGFMGTRCEHKLMPTPATNPPLPAALAVSFTLGLITLTLLVCAAIMALRHVKQGRKATSTTVRNDLESINNRVSLTPTSTLGREKEAFLIPGGPFKVSNKDVALRSTTVDTQSNYKQKMVDYNLSIDEKPTNNKLHMKNSDSTLLVPPLNYPKEGVYHPVYIIPEHIEQCVFATEV, from the exons ATGGCTTGTGTTTTATTAAcgtgttttttaattttgatatcaGCTCATTTG GCTGAATCATCCGGTGTGTTTGAGTTGAAAGTGCACTCTTTTACAAGCACAAGCAGTGTGTGCAAACAGGCCGAAGACTGCCAGATCTTTTTCCGCGTTTGCCTGAAGCACTCACAAGACATCATTCTACCTGAGCCGCCGTGCACTTACGGCACTGGAATGACAGACATATTCAGCGCAAACTCCATCTCCAGCAGTGCGCATATCCGCGTGCCTTTCAATTTCAAGTGGCCG GGAATCGTCTCGCTGATAATCGAAGCCTGGAACGCAGAGTCGTCTGACCAGTCAACAG AGAATATCAACAACATGATCAGCCGTTTGGCCACCAAAAGAAGACTCGCTATCGGCGAGGACTGGTCCGAGGACGTGCATCTTGGAGAGCAAAGCCAGTTGCGCTTTTCTTATCGCGTAGTGTGCGATGAATTTTACCACGGCGAGGAATGCTCGGATTTCTGCCGCCCACGGAATGACGCATTCGGCCACTTCAACTGTGACACCGCTGGAAACAGAATTTGCCTGCCTGGATGGAAAGGCGATTATTGCGCTGAAC CCATCTGCTTGTCTGGCTGTAGCGAGGAGCACGGTTATTGTGAGGCCCCCGGTGAGTGCAAGTGCCGCCTCGGGTGGGAAGGCCCCCTCTGCGACAAGTGCCAGCGATACCCGGGGTGCCTGCATGGCACCTGCAACCAGCCCTTTCAGTGCACTTGCAAGGAAGGCTGGGGTGGCCTGTTCTGCAACGAGGATCTGAACTTCTGCACCAATCACAAGCCCTGCATGAATGACGCCACCTGTACCAACACCGGCCAGGGCAGCTACACCTGCATCTGCAAGCCAGGCTTCAGTGGCAAAAACTGCGAGATCGAGACCAACGAGTGCGACAGCAACCCGTGCAAGAACGGAGGCAGTTGCAAT GACCTGGTGAACGATTACACCTGCACATGCCCTCAAGGCTTCTACGGGAAGAACTGCGAGGTCAGCGCCATGACCTGTGCCGATGGACCCTGCTTCAATGGAGGAACCTGCATGGAAAAGGGAACCGGTGGCTACTCCTGCCTCTGCCCTGCCAGTTACACAGGCTCCAACTGTGAGAAGAAAATCGACCGGTGCAGCAGCGACCCCTGTGCTAAtg gtgGCCATTGTTTTGATTTGGGTAACAAACTGACATGTCGATGCCGCCCCGGCTTCACAGGCTCACGTTGCGAAATCAACATTGACGACTGCGCAAGTAACCCCTGCCAAAACGCAGGCACCTGCGTGGACGGCATCAACGGCTTCACCTGCTCGTGCACGCTTGGTTTCTCAGGCAAAGACTGTAGCGTACGCTCTGACGCCTGCAGCCGCATGCCCTGCGAGAATGGAGGGACCTGCTACACCCACTTCTCCGGGCCTGTCTGCAAGTGCCCACCAGGCTTTATGGGCACACGTTGTGAGCATAAATTGATGCCCACACCTGCGACCAACCCTCCTCTTCCAGCGGCCCTGGCTGTTTCATTTACTCTAGGCCTCATCACTCTCACTCTTTTGGTCTGCGCCGCCATCATGGCCCTGAGACATGTGAAACAAGGCCGCAAGGCCACCTCAACCACCGTACGCAATGATCTGGAGTCCATCAACAACCGTGTCTCCTTGACCCCGACCTCGACATTAGGTAGAGAGAAGGAGGCCTTCCTCATTCCTGGTGGTCCGTTTAAGGTATCCAATAAGGATGTGGCACTCAGATCTACCACTGTGGACACTCAGTCAAATTACAAGCAGAAGATGGTGGACTACAATCTGAGCATTGACGAAAAACCTACAAACAACAAGCTACACAT GAAAAACTCTGATTCTACATTGTTGGTTCCACCTTTGAACTATCCAAAAGAGGGAGTGTATCACCCTGTGTACATCATTCCTGAACACATAGAACAATGTGTATTTGCTACTGAG gtttaa